A part of Candidatus Eisenbacteria bacterium genomic DNA contains:
- a CDS encoding sulfite oxidase-like oxidoreductase — protein sequence MNIKPKPADTIASPEQEPRLPPGQVRTDKWPVLHYGALPHIDLATWDFRVYGLVETPLRWTYPEFLALPQVQVKSDIHCVTRWSRFDNLWQGVSFKELMRHVQVMADARHAVIHAEQGFTTNLPLAELEQDDVLFAYRHDGRDLTPEHGWPLRLVVPRRYFWKSAKWVRSVELVAEDRPGFWEQNGYNNQADPWKEERFSDW from the coding sequence GTGAATATCAAGCCCAAACCCGCCGATACCATCGCCAGTCCCGAGCAGGAGCCCCGGCTTCCGCCCGGACAAGTCCGGACCGACAAGTGGCCGGTGCTCCACTACGGAGCGTTGCCGCACATCGATCTGGCGACGTGGGACTTCCGTGTGTACGGCCTGGTGGAGACTCCGCTCCGCTGGACCTACCCGGAGTTCCTCGCGCTGCCTCAGGTGCAGGTGAAGAGCGACATCCATTGCGTCACGCGGTGGAGCCGCTTCGACAACCTGTGGCAGGGAGTTTCGTTCAAAGAGCTGATGCGGCACGTCCAGGTGATGGCGGACGCTCGGCATGCGGTCATTCATGCCGAGCAAGGCTTCACGACGAACCTGCCGCTCGCGGAGCTGGAGCAGGATGATGTGCTGTTCGCCTACCGCCACGACGGTCGGGATCTCACTCCCGAGCACGGCTGGCCTCTGCGGCTGGTCGTGCCGCGGCGTTACTTCTGGAAGAGCGCCAAGTGGGTGCGGTCTGTCGAGCTGGTCGCGGAGGACCGGCCCGGCTTCTGGGAGCAGAACGGCTACAACAACCAAGCCGACCCGTGGAAAGAGGAGCGTTTCTCGGACTGGTAG